Below is a window of Aliidongia dinghuensis DNA.
ACGGCGAATACCAACTGGGCGATCTGCTGCATCGCGGCGCCGGCACGGCCAGGGACGATGCCGAGGCGCTGCGCTATTTCCAGAAGGCCGGTCAAGAGGGCGTTGCGGAAGCGCAATATGCCGCGGGTTCGATGGTTGCCCGTGGCGAGGGGACGGCGCGCGACGACGCCCAAGCGCGAGCCTGGTACGCGCTCGCGGCCGACCAGGGCTTCGCCCGCGCGGAATTGTCGTTGGGCGAGATCTATGCGACCGGCACGGGTGTGGCGCCGGATGCGGAGCAGGCCCGGATCTGGTTGACCAAGGCCGCCGGCCAGGGCCTCGCCCAAGCCCAGCGGGAACTGGGCGAACTCTACATGGGCGGTCGGGGCATCCCGGCCGATGATTACCAGGCCTATGTGTGGTTCAGCCTGGCGGCCCTCAATGGCGACGCGGCGGCGGCGGCGCCGCGCGATGTGGCCGCAGCCCGGCTGACATCCGAGCAGATCGACCAGGCCCAGCACCAGATCCGGCGAACGATGGAAGACAAGCGATGATGCGAGCGCTGCTGACGTTCCGGCGCCGGTTGGGCATCGTGAGGGCCGGTGCCGCAGTGGCGGGGCGACGGCCGGTGATGCGCTCCGAAAAGACGCTCATCATGCTGATCCTGCTGGTGCTGGTCGGGCTGTTCATCGTCGGCACCGGCGTGATGTCCAGCCTCGACCTGCGCTATTCCCAGTCCGCCATGTCGGCACTGCGCCTGCGCCAGATCAAGGACACGTTCTATGCCAACCTCGACCGGATCGACGCCCGCTTCAAGCTGATGGAGAAGAACGCGGCCGCGCTGGCGCGGCTGGGTGCTGCGGTCGGCAAGGACGTGCGCCCTGAGGCCGGGGCTGAAATCCGGGCCGCGGTCGGGAAGGAGGCACGGGATTTCCCGGAGGCGCTCGGCGGCGGGATCTGGTTCGATCGACCAATGGATGGTCGGCCGGCAGATGGCCGCTCCGATGCCGAAGCCCCGAGCAGCTACGCCTATTGGCAGAACAAGTCGTCCGTTGCCGTAAAGGATGTCGGGGCCGACAAGACTTACGACTACACCCATCAGGAATGGTACCTGGCGGCGCTGCCCGCCGGCTGGGACAGAGGCAAGCCGCGGCCGGAGGATTTCTATTGGACGCCGGTCTATAACCACGCGCTGTCGCCGGCCGCCGTGGTGAGTGTGGTCACTTATATCCGCAACGGGGCGGGGCAGATCGTCGGGCTCGCGACCTCGGACCTCAAGGCCAAGGACCTGATCGAGCTGGTCAGCAACGTCGACGTGACGCCGGGCAGCTTCGCCTTCCTGATCGACGGCCGCAGTCACAAGCTCACCAACCTGTCACGCACGGCCGATTCGCCCACGACCCAGGCTGTGCTGGCCCAATTGTCGTTCGACGGCTTCGCGAGCCCCGCCCTGTCGTTGAGCGAGCACGCCGGCGGGGAACTGCGTCCGGCGTTCGAGACCAGGAAGATGCAGGCGGATGGGCGCGACTATACCGTCTTCTTTTCGAAGAACCGGGCCGGGATGATCTTCGGCATCGGCGTGCCGCAGGACGAAATCGATTCGGTCCTGGAGCCGATGCGCCAAAGCAATCTCGAGATCGAAATCGGCACCACCCTGGTGCTGGTCATCCTGTCCGGCATCATTCTCTATTGCGTCAACAAGATCATGGGTCTGCTCGAGACGCTGTACCTCGATCCGTTGACGGGCCTCGGCAGCCGAGCCCGGCTGCTGCGCGACCTCGAAGGACGGCGGCAAGCGAGCCTGATCGTGGTCAATGTCGACGCGTTCAAGGAAATCAACGACTTCTACGGTCACGCCTGTGGCGACGAGATCCTGCGGGCGGTTGCCGGCTATCTGCGGGATTTCGCGGATCTCGACATGACGAGAGGCAAGGTCGAGGCCGGTCTCTACCGATTGCCGGGCGACGAGTTCGCGCTGCTGATCCCGGAAGAGCTGGAGCCGCAGGCGGTGCGCAGCCTGATGGGCGATC
It encodes the following:
- a CDS encoding EAL domain-containing protein, translated to MMRALLTFRRRLGIVRAGAAVAGRRPVMRSEKTLIMLILLVLVGLFIVGTGVMSSLDLRYSQSAMSALRLRQIKDTFYANLDRIDARFKLMEKNAAALARLGAAVGKDVRPEAGAEIRAAVGKEARDFPEALGGGIWFDRPMDGRPADGRSDAEAPSSYAYWQNKSSVAVKDVGADKTYDYTHQEWYLAALPAGWDRGKPRPEDFYWTPVYNHALSPAAVVSVVTYIRNGAGQIVGLATSDLKAKDLIELVSNVDVTPGSFAFLIDGRSHKLTNLSRTADSPTTQAVLAQLSFDGFASPALSLSEHAGGELRPAFETRKMQADGRDYTVFFSKNRAGMIFGIGVPQDEIDSVLEPMRQSNLEIEIGTTLVLVILSGIILYCVNKIMGLLETLYLDPLTGLGSRARLLRDLEGRRQASLIVVNVDAFKEINDFYGHACGDEILRAVAGYLRDFADLDMTRGKVEAGLYRLPGDEFALLIPEELEPQAVRSLMGDLGAFIAAREILWEGQPVTLNVTQGAAVIDPEAHPAAITAENLLSSANIALKQARTHKRNYLQYDSEMKIRERYMLNLTWAKRLKVALQEDRIVPFFQPILNNRTGRIEKFECLVRMLDENGQAVPPGEFLQIAKKLRLYRELTRIMVDKSIARFEGQDYGLSLNVSYEDLTDAETVEFIKSRLKRSSLAHRVTFEILESEGVQNYAAIRAFIDDVKQLGCTIAIDDFGAGYSNFEHILRLNADLIKIDGSLIRNLDNDANAWIVTRGIVQFARDLNMQTVAEFVHSPAIQEKVRQLGIDFTQGAHIGMPAAALRSEPVFEEV